A stretch of the Rosa rugosa chromosome 5, drRosRugo1.1, whole genome shotgun sequence genome encodes the following:
- the LOC133711083 gene encoding E3 ubiquitin-protein ligase RDUF2-like → MVDHSNLSYPLLSRTLSSLGVDPSQNLSAVDLITLNCKTSGYWQYCNMGGGWTVLPLKVTIEEVHYYMLHCETCYWFSQVTSDLMELEEEEENLASDYEDEIGRKPASESSIKELLKRVRVGNNKKDVCTVCLEELSTAGISYAMQMPCKHVFHDGCVVRWLKESHYCPVCRFEMPTIESN, encoded by the coding sequence ATGGTAGATCACTCCAACCTCTCCTACCCTCTTCTTTCCCGGACGCTGTCGTCGCTTGGAGTTGACCCCTCGCAGAACTTGTCCGCCGTGGATCTGATCACCTTGAACTGCAAAACGTCCGGCTACTGGCAATATTGTAACATGGGTGGTGGTTGGACGGTTCTGCCTTTGAAAGTTACCATCGAAGAAGTGCACTATTACATGCTTCACTGCGAGACTTGTTATTGGTTCAGTCAAGTTACGAGCGATTTAATGGaactggaagaagaagaagaaaacctaGCAAGTGATTATGAAGATGAAATTGGTAGGAAACCTGCGAGTGAGTCGTCGATAAAGGAGTTGTTGAAGAGGGTAAGGGTTGGGAATAACAAAAAAGATGTCTGCACTGTTTGTCTCGAAGAATTGAGTACTGCAGGAATATCCTATGCTATGCAGATGCCTTGCAAACATGTGTTTCACGACGGGTGTGTTGTGAGATGGCTCAAGGAGAGTCATTATTGCCCAGTTTGCCGCTTTGAGATGCCTACTATTGAGAGCAATTAA